The genomic segment TTTGCATTTGTTAACTCCTGAAAAGATGTAACACCTAAACAAGTGATTTTCTCAGATTCGATGGCGGAATGTTCATGGACTCCCTGTACTTTGCGATGGTACGGCGGGCGACATTGATACCCTGTTCTCCCAGAGACCGGGCAATATCGCTGTCGCTGACCGGTTTCTCGGGTGGTTCGTTTTCAATGATCTTGCTGATCAGGGACCGGATTGCGGTCGCCGAGCAGGTGCCTCCATCGACGGTTCCGACGTGACTGGAAAAAAAGTATTTGAGTTCGAATACGCCACGGGGCGTGAGCATATACTTGTTTGTTGTCACGCGGGAGATGGTCGATTCGTGCATGTTTACGGCCTCGGCCACGTCGTGCAGTACCAGAGGCTTCATGGCTTCGGGTCCGTGATCGAAAAAGGCACGTTGCCGGTCAATGATGGTCCGCGCGACCTTGATCAGTGTTTCGTTCCGGCTATGCAGGCTCTTGAGAAACCACTTTGCCTGCTGCAGCTGTTCCTGCAGATATTTGTTGTCGGCGTTGTTCACGCCCCGCTGAATCAGTTTCTCGTAGGCGTGATTGACCCGCAGGCGCCGCGAGACTTCCTTGTTCAGCTCCGCTCGCCAGACACCCTTGACCTTTTTTACCAGGATGTCGGGAATGATATAGGCCGCTTGCGGCGCATTGATCGCTGCCCCCGGACGCGGGTTCATCTGCTGAATGAGCTGTACCGCGTGCTGCAATTCATTCTGGCGCAGTCCGAGATTCTTGCGCAGCTGCACGTGGTCCCGCTTCGCCAACAGATCAAGGTTGGCGTCGGTGGCAAGTTCCCGTGCCTGGGCAAGCCAGGGTGTATCTTCCGGAAGGACACGCATCTGCAAACGAAGACATTCCGCCAGGCTGCGCGCGCCCACTCCCAGAGGATCGAAGTTCTGAATCTGGTGCAACACGGCCTCGATTTCCTCCACCTCGATCGCATCCTCATCCGACGCAACCGATTGCTGGATATCCTTGAGGTCCGATCGGAGATAGCCATCGTCATCGATGGCATCAATGATTGCCGTCGCGATCTCACGGTCGCGATCGGAGAAGGGCGTGAGGCTCATCTGCCAGTAGAGGTGATCCTGCAGGGTTTCGGCCGCACTGTTGCGCGCATCCAGGTCCATGCCCTCGGTGTCCGAACCGGATGAAGTAGTCGTGGCAATGGGCGATTCGAAGGGGTCGGTCCAGTCGCTGTCGTCTTCCGGGCCGCCCTGTTCCATTTCCGTATCGGTGGCCTTGAGGTTTTCGCCTTCGCTGACCTCGACGCGAACATCCTCTGGCTGTGTCTGTTCGTCCTCGTTGCGGCCGTCGTCTTCCGCTTCTTCCAGCAAGGGGTTGCCTTCCAGGGCCTCCTGTATCTCCTGCTGCAGTTCAATGGAAGAAAGCTGCAAAAGACGGATCGCCTGCTGCAGTTGCGGCGTGATGGTCAGCTGTTGACCGAGTCTTAACTCGAGCGACTGTTTCATGGACAGGTGGATCGTTGCTGCTGTGAGCTGTGTTCGTTTGGTATTGCCGGCGGCATGGTCGAATCCGTAGTGATATTTTAGTCCGTCCCCTCCCCAGAGGATAGCCGAGTTGTGCCCCGGGGACAGTCTCAGAGGGTGAACTCGGACCCCAGGTAGACCCGCCGGACATCCGGATTGGCCAGCACCTCCGGGGGGGTGCCGGCGGTGAGAATACGGCCTTCGCTGAGGATATAGGCACGATCGCAGATTTTCAGGGTTTCGCGCACATTGTGATCAGTAATCAGTACGCCGATCCCAAGTCCCTCTAAGTGTTTGATTAGATGTTGTATTTCANNNNNNNNNNNNNNNNNNGTTGTATTTCTATAACGGAAATGGGGTCCACGCCGGCGAAGGGCTCGTCCAGCAGGATAAACTCCGGCTCCGTGGCCAACGCCCGGGCAATCTCGGCCCGCCGCCGCTCACCCCCGGAAAGGCTGATTCCCAGCGTATTTCGCCGCTCCTCGATGGCCAGGTCATGCAGCAGGGTCTCCAGCTTCTGCTGTCGTTGCTCGGCGTCCAGGTCAGACCGGGTTTCCAGGATGGCCAGGATGTTCTGTTCCACAGTCAGTTTGCGAAAGATCGAGGCCTCCTGGGGCAGATAACCCAGCCCCAGGTGCGCGCGCCGGTGCATGGGCAGGCGGGTGATGTCCTGTCCGCCCAGGGTCAGGGATCCCCCGTCAGGGCGAATCAGTCCGACAATCATGTAAAAGCAGGTAGTCTTCCCCGCTCCGTTCGGGCCGAGCAGGCCCACTACCTCACCGCTGGTGATCTCCAGGGAGACATCGTTGACGACCTGGCGTCCGCGATACTCCTTGTACAGGCCGGATACCGCGAGGGTATTCTTGTTTTGCTTTTTCGTGGTCACGGCTTGGTTTCCGGCTGGCGCCACAGGGTGGCGGATATCGGGTGACCAGGCCGACCCCACGCCTCCAGAATTCCCTTGTCCAGATCATAGATCGCCTTGTCTGCGGCAATCCGGTCGCGCCCCCGTTGCACGTCCACCTGGCCGTTCAGGGTGATCTGCCGGGGATGGGCATCGTAGCGTATGTTTTCTCCGCGCAGAATGATCTCCCGCGGTTCCTCTTCCACAAGCTGGCGTGCCCGCGCGGGCCTTCCCTGCGCGGTAACGGTTTCCAGCTCACGGCCATGCCTTATTGCTGTAGCAACGTCGGCGGAAATGTGCAGGCTTCCCTGGCGCAGGGAGACGCCGCCGCGATACTCGCTCTTCCCGGTGGCCTCGTTGTAGACAATGGAGTCTGCGCGCAGGTACACGGGCTGGTTCTGATCGGATTCCAGCGCTCGCGCCGTTGCCGGCGGGAACAGGATCGCGCCGACGATCAACAGGGCCGACAGGCGTACACAGGTGGCTGCTTTCACTGCTTCTCCGCTGCGGGTTTGGGCCGGGGTTTGAGCAGGACCTTGGTATGGTTGGCCGATACATCGCTGACCACCCGTCCCTTGCGCCGTTCCACGATTCGCACATTGTCGAACATTTCGATTTCCCTTCCACTGTCCGGGAAGCTGGCACGGTCGGCCCGTGTTGTTACGGTAACATCCCCCGGGTGGTACTGAACCAGGTCCGGCTTGTCCAGCAGGGACAGCTTGCGTACGGGAAAGTGCGTGAGCCGCTGCGCCGTCAGGCGGTACTCCGGTCGGCCTGTCTTGTCCATCTGCGTTGCGTGCATGTTTTCCATGGTGTAGTCCGGTACATCGGCCGAAGCGGGGCCTGGTGCGGCTCGTGGCAGATGAATCAGTCCCGATAGCCACCAAAGCAGGGCGGCGAACAGAATGACAGCCGCGGTGAGAGTTAGATGTTTTCGGTCCACGTGGACACCGGGCCAGGTCTCTACAGATATTTCTTCATTTCGTCGGCGTAGGACCCCTGCGCGTACATGAGCATTTCGCAGAATTCCCTCGCTCCGCCCCGACCGCCGGGACTGGGCGTCACCCAGTGGGAATATTCGCGGATCAACGGATGTGCATCGTGCACGGCGACGGAGAGGCCGACACGCCGCATGATCGGCAGATCCACGATATCATCGCCAACGAAGGCAGCCTGTTCGGGCGACAATCCGAGTTTTCCGATTAGCGCCTCGAATACCGGAAGCTTTTCTGCGGCGCCCTGGAACAGGTGCTTGATCTCAATGTCGCGGCACCGGTGCTCCACCACGCGCGAAGTCCGACCGGTAATGATCGCGGTCTCCACGCCGTTGCGCACCAGCATTTTCATGCCGTGACCGTCCCGGGAGTTGAACGCCTTGTACTCCTCGCCGTTATCCCCGAGGAAAAGGCTGCCGTCCGTCAGCACACCGTCCACATCGAAAATCGCAAGCCGGATGCCCCGCGCCCGCTCGATGACATCGCGGTCGATTTCGAATGTGGGTGCGAGATGGGCGGGTACCGGAGTTGGTTCGGTCATGGCTCTATACCAGTCCCGCACGAAGCAGGTCGTGCATATTGAGGGCGCCGATGATCTTCCGGTCCGGATCGATGACACAAATGCTGTTGATCTTCTTCTCCTGCATCAGGTTCACGATTTCCGCCGCGAGGACGTCATCACCGGTAGTGATGGGGTCGTGGGTCATCACATCGCTCATTCGTGCGTTGTAGACGTCGACGCCCTGGGCAAGAATGCGCCGAAGGTCGCCATCGGTGAACATCCCGACCAGGCGATCGTCGCCGGCAACCACGCCGGTCATGCCCAGGCCCTTGCTGCTCATTTCCACCAGTGCCTCGCGCAGCGGTGCGTCGTCCCGCACCACCGGAACACGGTCGCCCGTGTGCATGATATCGCGAACATACAGAAGAAGGCGTCGCCCCAGCCGGCCGCCGGGATGAGAGCGGGCGAAGTCATCAGCGGTAAACCCGCGCGATTCCAGAAGTGCCACCGCGAGGGCATCGCCCATAACCAGGGTCGCGGTCGTGCTGGACGTGGGCGCCAGGTTCAGCGGACATGCCTCCTTTTCCACACCGATGTCCAGGACGACGTCGGATTCATGCGCCAGCGGCGAGTTGCGGTTGCCGGTCATGGCGATGAGCCGAATATCCATGCGCTTGATCAATGGGAGGATAGTCAGGATCTCTTCCGTGTTTCCCGAATTGGAAATCGCGAGCACCACGTCCTGTTCCGTAATCATGCCGAGATCCCCGTGGCTCGCCTCTCCCGGGTGTACGAAAAAGGCCGGCGTTCCTGTACTCGCCAGCGTTGCTGCAATCTTGCCACCGATGTGCCCGGACTTGCCCATGCCAACGACCACGACACGACCCTGACCGGCCAGTATGATCTGGCAGGCGCGGACGAACTCGTCACCGATTCGATCCGCGAGCGCACCTATGGCCCGGGTCTCCAGCTGGACGACGTTCTTGGCGGGATTGAGAAAGACGGAGGATTCGGCCATGTGGCGTAATCGCTTGGCAGCCGGCTTGGCTGTATGTTTCAGGAATTGCGGGCCAGTATAATCCAATGTCGCCGGATTCGCCTATGAGGCGGCGAAATCCCGGAATAATCTGAGAGCCGGACGAGGAACGATGGAAGTGGATGAAACATTGATGGTGGGCACCCACGGGTGGGATCACGATGAATGGGCGGGGTCTTACTACCCGGAAGAACTGCCGGACGACTGGCGCTTCGGCTACTACAGCAACGAGTATCGCGCCGTACTGATGAGCGCCAATCACTGGTACCTGGAACAGCCGATCGAAGACTGGATCGAGGATGCGGACAAGGCGTTCCGCATGGTCCTGGAACTGCCGTCCGATTTGTCCCGCCCGTTGCCGAAATGGCGGGAAAAGTGGGAGCAGTTCCGGCGCGACAGTGAACTGCTGGACCCCTTTCGTCGCGGCTACGTGCTCACGACCGACCCGGCTGCCGAAACGGACGCGGAATGGTTGCGGCAGGTCCTGCGGACTCTAGGTGAATTGGCACCGGTTTCCGTCGATCTGGCCGGACCGTGGCGGACCGGGGCCCTGTCAGAGTGCGTATACTCAAATGGTGGCACCGTGCTTTGGTATTGCGATGAATCGGACATGGATGAACCTCCAGGCGATGGGTTGTGGGTCGCGATTGCCGGGGGTGCCGATGCCCGGCGCCAGCGGGAGGTCATCGAGAAGCTGGGTGCGTGGATGGAACAAAATGGGGGTGCCGCCGGACTCTTCTTTGAGGGGAGCAAGGCGCCGGAGGCCGCAGCAGGGGCCCGCATTATTGCCGAGATGCTCGGGATCTGAAAAGGAAATGCGAGTATTACAGCAATGTTGTGCGCGAAACTGCTGCAATGGCAAGTGCACTCGTCTAGAATCGGCCGGACGCTATCGCGGCCACGAGATCCGGTGACATGCAGGTATGAACGAAGCACGAAATGATGACAACGAAGCGATGGTAGTGGTTGACGGCGTCAGCTTCAGTTACGGCGACCGGCCCATTGTGAACAATCTCTCCCTCACCGTGCCGCGGGGCAAGGTAGTTGCCATCATGGGCGGCAGTGGCTGCGGAAAGACCACGCTGTTGAACATGATTGGCGGTCGACTCAAGCCAAGTTCCGGTCGCCTTATCGTGGACAACGAACCGGTTCCGGAGCTGAGCAAGGCGCGCCTGTTCGAGTTGCGCAAACGCATGGGCATGTTGTTCCAGACCGGTGCCTTGCTGACGGACCTGACGCTTTTCGAAAATGTCGCCTTTCCCATCCGCGAGCATACCCGGCTGCCGGAGACCATCCTGCGCAAGGTCGTACTGATGAAGCTGGAACGCGTTGGCTTGCGTGGCGCCTGGCAGCTCATGCCATCGGAACTCTCGGGCGGAATGGCGCGCCGTGCGGCACTGGCGCGCGCGATTGCCCTGGAGCCGATGATGATCATGTACGACGAACCGTTCACGGGGCTGGATCCGATCTCCAAGGGTGTGATCGCCAAGCTGATCCGAGAACTGAATCAGACGCTGGGAATCACGTCCATTGTCGTTTCCCATGATGTGCCCGAGACCTGCGAGATCTCCGACTACGCGTATCTGGTCGGAGAGGGACGAATTATCGGCGAGGGATTGCCGGAGGAAGTGCAGAAATCGACTTCACCTCATGTACGCCAGTTCATGGAGGGATTGCCCGACGGGCCGGTTCCCTATCAATACCCGGCACCGGAGTACTTCGGCGACCTTATGCAGGACGGAAGGCGTTGAACGGCGAATCGAAATCAATGCGGGGCCTTGGAAGGGTAGTCAATCTGATCGCGTCGCTTGGGTCGGCCGCGATCAATGACATCACTCGACTGGGCCGCGCCAGTCTGTTTCTGTACGAGATCCTGTCGGGACTCGGAAGCCTGGTGCCGCGCTTCTACCTTGTCATACAACAGGTGTTCAACGTCGGTGTACTGACGCTACTGATTATCCTCGTTGCCGGCCTGTTTGTGGGCATGGTGCTGGCGCTGCAGGGCTACAATACCCTGGTGACCTTCGGCGCCGAGGAGAGCCTGGGCCTGGTGGTCGCCATGGGCCTGGTACGAGAACTCGGGCCCGTGGTTACCGCCCTGCTATTTGCCGGCCGTGCCGGCTCGGCCCTGACCGCGGAGATCGGTCTGATGAAGGCAACCGAACAGCTGGCGGGCATGGAAATGATGGCCGTCGACCCGGTCAAACGTGTGATTGCACCCCGGTTTGTCGCGGGCCTGATCGCCATGCCCCTGCTGGCGGCGATGTTCAGCGCCGTCGGCGTGCTCGGCGGCCACCTGGTGGGTGTCGGCCTGGTGGGGGTGGATGCGGGATCTTTCTGGTCGCAGATGCAGAACGGGGTCGATTTCTACGATGATATCCTCAATGGCATCATCAAGAGTGTCGTCTTCGGATTCGTGGTCAGCTGGATCGCGGTGTTTGAGGGGTATGATGCGGTTCCGACCTCCGAAGGCGTGGCCCGGGCCACGAATCACACGGTTGTCTATTCATCGCTGGCGGTGCTGGCGCTCGATTTCATCCTGACTTCCTTGATGCTGGGAGAGCTGTAGATGGTACAGAAACGTACGGTGGAGCTATGGGTCGGCATTTTTGTTGCCGGCGGTTTGCTGGCGGTGGCGATGCTGGCCTTTCGCGTGGGCAATCTGGGCAGCGCGGACGTGTCCAACCCCTACGTGGTCACGGCGAAATTCCAGAATATCGGCGGTCTCAAGGTCAAGGCCGCCGTCACCATGGCCGGCGTGCGCATCGGTCGTGTAACGAATATCGGATTCGACCCCCGGAACTACGAGGCGATTGTATCCATGTCCATCGATGGCAAGTACAAAAACATCCCGGACGATGCCAGCGCTTCCATTCTGACCTCCGGCCTTCTGGGCGAACAATATATAGGTATCGTCCCCGGGGGCAGTGATCAGTACCTGAAGAACGGAAGCCAGATTACGCTTACGCAGTCGGCCCTGGTGCTGGAGAACCTTATTGGCCAAGTGATGGTCAAACTGACTGAAGGTTCCGGAACCGAGAAGAAATAGCCCTGTTGCGAGGAATGGTCATGAAAAATCTGTTATGGATGCTCCCTTGCCTGGCCCTGCTTGCTTCGCCCGCGATGGCGGCCGACACACAGCCCGCGCAGAAGCAGCCGGACGAGTTGGTCAAGGCGGTCAGCGGCGAGATTCTGCCCCTGCTCAAGAAAAAACACGGCTACTACGCGGCCGACAACAATCGCCTGTATGCCATGGTCAACGAGCGCATCCTGCCGTATTTCGATTTCCGCAAGATGTCGCAGTATGTGTTGGGTCTGGCCTGGCGCCGGGCGAGCGAGGCCCAGAAGCAGCGTTTTGCGGACGAGTTCCGCAAGCTCCTGGTTCGCACTTACGCCACGGCCCTGCTGCGCTACAACGACCAGCAGGTCATCTATCTCCCCTATACCGGCAAGCCGACCGACCACATCGTTCTGGTGAAGACTGAGCTCAAGCAGACCAGTGGCGAGGCCAATGTTCCGATCTACTTTACGTTCTACAACGGTCCGCAAGGCTGGAAGGTGTTCGATCTTACGATTGACGGGGTTAGTCTGGTGACCAACTATCGCAAGGTCTACGGCACGCGGATCCAGAAAGAGGGCCTGGATGCGGTCATCAACAGTCTGGCCGAACAGAACCGCAAGGCCGAGGCCGTTGCCGCCCAGGGAAGCAAGTGACGAACAAACCCGGCTCATCCGCGGCGACCGCGAGTGTCTCCCTGCAGGGTGACACGGTCCAGGTCACCGGTCCGCTCAATTTCGCCACCGTCCCGTCGGTGCTTCCGCAGTCTGCCCAGTGGCTGGGTCGGGGCCTGTCGAACCTGACCGTCGATCTGACGGGCGTGCCCTGGGCCGACAGCGCGGGACTTGCCCTGTTGCTGGAATGGCTGGTCCAGGCCCGTGGCAAGGGGCTCTCGATTCACTATGCCGGCATCGACCGCCAGGTTGCGGAGATCATCCGCATCAACGGCCTGCAGGATCTCATCGGCAACAACTCTCCGTCATGACGGAAGCGGCCATCGATATCCGTGGCGTCGAAAAGCGCTACGGAGACCTGCGTGCCCTGAAGGGTGTCACTTTCACGGTTGAACGCGGCGAGTTTTTTGGCCTGCTCGGCCCGAACGGGGCCGGC from the Acidiferrobacteraceae bacterium genome contains:
- a CDS encoding RNA polymerase factor sigma-54 gives rise to the protein MKQSLELRLGQQLTITPQLQQAIRLLQLSSIELQQEIQEALEGNPLLEEAEDDGRNEDEQTQPEDVRVEVSEGENLKATDTEMEQGGPEDDSDWTDPFESPIATTTSSGSDTEGMDLDARNSAAETLQDHLYWQMSLTPFSDRDREIATAIIDAIDDDGYLRSDLKDIQQSVASDEDAIEVEEIEAVLHQIQNFDPLGVGARSLAECLRLQMRVLPEDTPWLAQARELATDANLDLLAKRDHVQLRKNLGLRQNELQHAVQLIQQMNPRPGAAINAPQAAYIIPDILVKKVKGVWRAELNKEVSRRLRVNHAYEKLIQRGVNNADNKYLQEQLQQAKWFLKSLHSRNETLIKVARTIIDRQRAFFDHGPEAMKPLVLHDVAEAVNMHESTISRVTTNKYMLTPRGVFELKYFFSSHVGTVDGGTCSATAIRSLISKIIENEPPEKPVSDSDIARSLGEQGINVARRTIAKYRESMNIPPSNLRKSLV
- a CDS encoding LPS export ABC transporter ATP-binding protein, with the protein product EIQHLIKHLEGLGIGVLITDHNVRETLKICDRAYILSEGRILTAGTPPEVLANPDVRRVYLGSEFTL
- the lptB gene encoding LPS export ABC transporter ATP-binding protein is translated as MYKEYRGRQVVNDVSLEITSGEVVGLLGPNGAGKTTCFYMIVGLIRPDGGSLTLGGQDITRLPMHRRAHLGLGYLPQEASIFRKLTVEQNILAILETRSDLDAEQRQQKLETLLHDLAIEERRNTLGISLSGGERRRAEIARALATEPEFILLDEPFAGVDPISVIEIQ
- the lptA gene encoding lipopolysaccharide transport periplasmic protein LptA gives rise to the protein MKAATCVRLSALLIVGAILFPPATARALESDQNQPVYLRADSIVYNEATGKSEYRGGVSLRQGSLHISADVATAIRHGRELETVTAQGRPARARQLVEEEPREIILRGENIRYDAHPRQITLNGQVDVQRGRDRIAADKAIYDLDKGILEAWGRPGHPISATLWRQPETKP
- the lptC gene encoding LPS export ABC transporter periplasmic protein LptC; the protein is MDRKHLTLTAAVILFAALLWWLSGLIHLPRAAPGPASADVPDYTMENMHATQMDKTGRPEYRLTAQRLTHFPVRKLSLLDKPDLVQYHPGDVTVTTRADRASFPDSGREIEMFDNVRIVERRKGRVVSDVSANHTKVLLKPRPKPAAEKQ
- the kdsC gene encoding 3-deoxy-manno-octulosonate-8-phosphatase KdsC; translation: MTEPTPVPAHLAPTFEIDRDVIERARGIRLAIFDVDGVLTDGSLFLGDNGEEYKAFNSRDGHGMKMLVRNGVETAIITGRTSRVVEHRCRDIEIKHLFQGAAEKLPVFEALIGKLGLSPEQAAFVGDDIVDLPIMRRVGLSVAVHDAHPLIREYSHWVTPSPGGRGGAREFCEMLMYAQGSYADEMKKYL
- a CDS encoding KpsF/GutQ family sugar-phosphate isomerase; its protein translation is MAESSVFLNPAKNVVQLETRAIGALADRIGDEFVRACQIILAGQGRVVVVGMGKSGHIGGKIAATLASTGTPAFFVHPGEASHGDLGMITEQDVVLAISNSGNTEEILTILPLIKRMDIRLIAMTGNRNSPLAHESDVVLDIGVEKEACPLNLAPTSSTTATLVMGDALAVALLESRGFTADDFARSHPGGRLGRRLLLYVRDIMHTGDRVPVVRDDAPLREALVEMSSKGLGMTGVVAGDDRLVGMFTDGDLRRILAQGVDVYNARMSDVMTHDPITTGDDVLAAEIVNLMQEKKINSICVIDPDRKIIGALNMHDLLRAGLV
- a CDS encoding ATP-binding cassette domain-containing protein, encoding MNEARNDDNEAMVVVDGVSFSYGDRPIVNNLSLTVPRGKVVAIMGGSGCGKTTLLNMIGGRLKPSSGRLIVDNEPVPELSKARLFELRKRMGMLFQTGALLTDLTLFENVAFPIREHTRLPETILRKVVLMKLERVGLRGAWQLMPSELSGGMARRAALARAIALEPMMIMYDEPFTGLDPISKGVIAKLIRELNQTLGITSIVVSHDVPETCEISDYAYLVGEGRIIGEGLPEEVQKSTSPHVRQFMEGLPDGPVPYQYPAPEYFGDLMQDGRR
- the mlaE gene encoding lipid asymmetry maintenance ABC transporter permease subunit MlaE, with protein sequence MRGLGRVVNLIASLGSAAINDITRLGRASLFLYEILSGLGSLVPRFYLVIQQVFNVGVLTLLIILVAGLFVGMVLALQGYNTLVTFGAEESLGLVVAMGLVRELGPVVTALLFAGRAGSALTAEIGLMKATEQLAGMEMMAVDPVKRVIAPRFVAGLIAMPLLAAMFSAVGVLGGHLVGVGLVGVDAGSFWSQMQNGVDFYDDILNGIIKSVVFGFVVSWIAVFEGYDAVPTSEGVARATNHTVVYSSLAVLALDFILTSLMLGEL
- the mlaD gene encoding outer membrane lipid asymmetry maintenance protein MlaD encodes the protein MVQKRTVELWVGIFVAGGLLAVAMLAFRVGNLGSADVSNPYVVTAKFQNIGGLKVKAAVTMAGVRIGRVTNIGFDPRNYEAIVSMSIDGKYKNIPDDASASILTSGLLGEQYIGIVPGGSDQYLKNGSQITLTQSALVLENLIGQVMVKLTEGSGTEKK
- a CDS encoding ABC transporter substrate-binding protein, translated to MKNLLWMLPCLALLASPAMAADTQPAQKQPDELVKAVSGEILPLLKKKHGYYAADNNRLYAMVNERILPYFDFRKMSQYVLGLAWRRASEAQKQRFADEFRKLLVRTYATALLRYNDQQVIYLPYTGKPTDHIVLVKTELKQTSGEANVPIYFTFYNGPQGWKVFDLTIDGVSLVTNYRKVYGTRIQKEGLDAVINSLAEQNRKAEAVAAQGSK
- a CDS encoding STAS domain-containing protein, which codes for MTNKPGSSAATASVSLQGDTVQVTGPLNFATVPSVLPQSAQWLGRGLSNLTVDLTGVPWADSAGLALLLEWLVQARGKGLSIHYAGIDRQVAEIIRINGLQDLIGNNSPS